A single genomic interval of Calditrichota bacterium harbors:
- a CDS encoding helix-turn-helix domain-containing protein, giving the protein MKLKQEKIIYPVQSSFKAVKFSVPKLEMPFHFHPEYELVYIVKGEGIRYIGESIQKFKNGDLVFIGPDLAHVWINNDQPVTETEAVVLQFPSDLLASFIEKPEFNLVADLFENARYGISFPEIIARNFLEILDDLIAEKGIKRLISLIKLLDCLSKEKNINLLNEPDFKPKRKDLDKRINAVHHYVRSFYNQKISIKDAAEIANMEQSAFCRFFKENTQKTFIQFLNETRVNQACRLLLDKNLTISQIAFNCGFFNMANFYKQFKKYTGVSPALYQK; this is encoded by the coding sequence TTGAAACTAAAGCAAGAAAAAATAATATATCCAGTTCAAAGTTCTTTTAAGGCTGTGAAGTTTTCTGTCCCCAAATTGGAGATGCCATTTCATTTTCACCCTGAATATGAACTTGTTTATATCGTTAAAGGAGAGGGCATCAGGTATATTGGAGAATCAATTCAAAAATTTAAAAATGGGGATCTGGTATTTATTGGTCCTGACCTGGCTCACGTCTGGATTAATAATGATCAGCCAGTTACAGAAACTGAAGCAGTTGTGCTGCAATTCCCGTCTGATCTGCTTGCATCGTTTATTGAAAAGCCTGAATTCAATTTGGTTGCAGATTTATTTGAGAATGCCCGTTATGGGATAAGTTTTCCTGAGATAATAGCAAGAAACTTTCTCGAGATTTTGGATGATCTGATCGCAGAAAAGGGTATTAAAAGATTAATCTCTTTAATAAAGCTGCTTGATTGTTTGTCAAAAGAAAAAAATATAAATCTGTTAAACGAGCCGGATTTTAAACCAAAACGCAAAGATTTAGACAAACGGATTAATGCAGTCCATCATTATGTACGTTCATTTTATAATCAAAAAATTTCGATCAAAGATGCAGCTGAAATTGCCAACATGGAGCAATCTGCATTTTGCCGCTTTTTTAAAGAAAATACCCAAAAAACGTTTATTCAATTTTTAAATGAAACGCGTGTAAACCAAGCTTGCCGATTACTTTTGGATAAAAATCTGACCATAAGCCAAATTGCTTTTAACTGTGGGTTTTTTAATATGGCAAATTTTTACAAACAGTTTAAAAAATATACCGGAGTTTCTCCCGCTTTATACCAGAAATAA
- a CDS encoding methyltransferase domain-containing protein has translation MQPTDLFDSYAKDYQNNFIKNPLAEYQRSIVHEIIRPCLSPQKKVLDVGCGPGADFDFYKSLSLNIDAIDISREMVKAARQQAKRLGLNVRIARSAIVDFVPDIKYDIVIMNFGVVNAIDNLEESLKTLSRIMAKDGLLFIVSMPPVHIFSFKADFLFFRFFKLYNRLFQHKAITQEGFIFKYYTFRDFKNYFRLEQRNNLCSILPSPQQFANSSFAQKWTKLFIKLDKKLCGVIPSFFGADHIVYKMSVKSLENNN, from the coding sequence ATGCAACCAACCGATCTGTTTGACAGCTATGCCAAAGATTATCAAAATAATTTTATAAAAAATCCATTGGCCGAGTATCAGCGAAGCATCGTTCATGAAATTATAAGGCCGTGTCTTTCACCGCAAAAAAAAGTGTTGGATGTTGGTTGCGGCCCAGGTGCTGACTTTGATTTTTACAAATCATTGAGTCTGAACATCGACGCCATCGATATCTCACGTGAGATGGTAAAAGCAGCACGACAACAAGCTAAACGCCTGGGCTTGAATGTGCGAATTGCACGCTCTGCAATTGTGGATTTTGTGCCTGATATTAAATACGATATTGTTATTATGAATTTTGGTGTTGTTAATGCAATCGATAACCTTGAAGAATCTTTAAAAACACTATCAAGAATAATGGCAAAAGACGGACTTTTATTTATTGTTTCCATGCCGCCTGTACATATTTTTTCATTTAAAGCAGACTTCCTGTTTTTTCGATTTTTCAAGCTATATAATCGGCTTTTCCAACATAAAGCTATTACACAAGAAGGTTTTATTTTTAAATATTACACATTCAGGGATTTTAAAAACTACTTTAGATTAGAACAACGAAATAATTTATGCAGCATCCTCCCTTCTCCACAGCAATTTGCAAACTCATCCTTTGCCCAGAAATGGACAAAACTATTTATCAAACTCGATAAAAAATTGTGCGGAGTGATTCCTTCATTTTTTGGCGCAGACCATATTGTTTACAAAATGAGTGTCAAATCACTGGAAAATAATAACTGA
- a CDS encoding DUF4249 family protein, with protein sequence MKKVVVILFVMFLISACGEGVVEVENKSYQPKISIDGFLHPGKKVERIHIFRNFKLGENITADKIFFDPAKTIVKIIDEESGTPYTLTLNQNPDTTDLEDYYYEYNGNDLVIDYGKSYTLDVTTEADGKQLSTTSTTTIPNAGFHIAGINTTSMQFAQQEPGGDFATFQIEIERAPGTNFYVAATRPLDMRFENFITNHLFGELTREDFDEDLDDYDSAEDWIQNTPLTSGTSTLNIFMFDLFFYSEYRVIVFAADDNYREYLQTFNSTQEPDGNFHAARFNFEGDGIGVFGSVVTDTIYFEVTR encoded by the coding sequence ATGAAAAAAGTAGTAGTAATTTTATTTGTCATGTTTTTAATCTCCGCCTGCGGTGAAGGTGTGGTTGAGGTTGAAAACAAGAGTTATCAGCCAAAAATAAGTATAGATGGATTTTTACATCCAGGTAAAAAAGTTGAACGGATCCATATATTTAGAAACTTTAAGCTTGGTGAAAATATTACAGCAGACAAGATATTCTTTGATCCTGCAAAAACAATCGTCAAAATTATTGATGAGGAAAGTGGAACGCCATACACGCTTACACTAAATCAAAACCCGGATACAACTGATTTAGAAGACTATTATTATGAATATAATGGAAATGATTTGGTAATTGATTATGGAAAAAGCTATACGCTGGATGTAACCACAGAAGCGGATGGCAAACAATTGTCAACCACCTCCACCACAACTATACCAAATGCCGGTTTCCATATTGCTGGTATAAATACAACCAGTATGCAATTTGCCCAGCAAGAGCCAGGTGGTGATTTTGCCACTTTCCAAATAGAAATTGAACGGGCGCCCGGCACTAACTTTTATGTTGCGGCCACAAGACCATTGGATATGAGGTTTGAAAACTTTATTACAAACCATCTTTTTGGAGAATTGACGCGTGAAGATTTTGACGAAGATCTTGATGATTATGATTCTGCAGAAGATTGGATTCAAAATACACCACTTACCTCCGGAACAAGCACACTAAACATTTTTATGTTCGATCTGTTCTTTTATTCGGAATACCGTGTAATTGTTTTTGCAGCGGATGATAATTATCGCGAATACCTGCAAACTTTTAACAGCACACAAGAACCCGATGGCAACTTCCATGCAGCACGATTTAATTTTGAAGGCGATGGCATTGGAGTTTTTGGATCTGTAGTAACAGATACCATTTATTTTGAAGTAACGCGTTAA
- a CDS encoding TonB-dependent receptor: protein MNKSFLLILILGSLLFGQNKNNSTISGFVFDEANQEAMIGVNVFIENLLIGASTNRSGYYVITDVPTGQVKVQTSYIGYKTQEILVNVKPDDEVKLNIILKEDIMESEAIVVSADSIPIAVKMFKADISTIKLAPVQLNAIPQIAEADLLRSLQTLPGILPLSDFSSALYIRGGTPDQNLYLLDGTDVYNPEHAFGLFSTFNTDAIKQVDLSKGGFGAERGGRLSSMIDVTNLDGNRENFEGKASISLLSAKTTLQMPLGKSGSLSGAIRRTYFDKTVAEVIDEIPDYYFYDGNIKAFFDLNANNKLTLSGYGGRDVLDLDFNTNDDFDLGLKYEWGNYTGSAKWTHVFNPKLFSNFWVTGSRFSSYFEFEGIDVTEENILNDITVKGSLEYHYSNSFNLNFGFEQKHLKLRYITKQPGVEVHIAPIRSNTVGYISTGWRPDWNWDIKTGLRFNFFNADKNYTTLAPRLAVKHRLDEKSTLKFSTGLYHQFLHRIPRFFIADIWTASNEDLRPSSSTHIILGYQRELADYWQFEVETYYKTYKDIYSYDQNFITDLEATKFNEKGDPIFQTAEPLLNRGKGNSYGFEVLLRKDVGIVTGWAGYSFANTEHTIKSINDGNSFEPRHDRKHTVNLISNIDLDNTFRWMYDMPVKQDSSSWKLGVNFVFSTGQPITEPGSAYLGLTTPDDPTRGVYYHPTEINQVRLPAYARLDLSVTWTLMFDTWKMSPYLQIYNIGNRKNVWFASYDYSNGLPDFKEQYMFPLLPTLGVNFEF from the coding sequence ATGAATAAGTCATTCCTACTGATATTAATTCTGGGATCTCTTTTATTTGGCCAAAATAAAAATAATTCCACAATTAGCGGGTTCGTTTTTGATGAGGCGAACCAGGAAGCAATGATAGGCGTAAATGTATTTATCGAAAATTTACTGATTGGGGCAAGCACCAACAGAAGCGGCTATTATGTTATAACCGATGTTCCAACGGGTCAGGTCAAAGTTCAAACATCCTATATCGGATATAAAACCCAGGAAATATTGGTAAATGTTAAGCCAGATGATGAGGTCAAATTGAACATCATCCTCAAAGAAGACATAATGGAAAGTGAGGCCATTGTTGTTTCAGCGGATTCTATCCCGATTGCGGTAAAAATGTTCAAGGCCGATATTTCAACAATTAAGTTGGCGCCGGTTCAATTGAACGCCATTCCACAAATTGCAGAAGCAGACTTACTGCGATCTCTGCAAACACTTCCGGGAATTTTGCCATTGTCCGATTTTTCTTCCGCACTGTATATCCGCGGTGGAACACCGGATCAAAACCTTTACCTTCTGGATGGGACCGACGTCTATAATCCGGAACATGCCTTTGGCCTTTTTTCTACTTTTAATACCGATGCAATCAAACAGGTTGATCTCTCCAAAGGGGGCTTTGGAGCGGAACGAGGTGGAAGACTTTCATCGATGATTGACGTAACAAATCTTGATGGCAACAGGGAAAATTTTGAAGGAAAAGCGTCCATAAGCCTGCTCTCTGCAAAAACAACATTGCAAATGCCATTAGGAAAATCGGGTTCCTTATCCGGTGCAATTCGTCGAACGTATTTTGATAAAACCGTGGCCGAAGTAATTGATGAAATTCCTGATTATTATTTTTATGACGGCAACATAAAAGCTTTTTTTGATTTGAATGCCAATAACAAACTTACCTTAAGTGGCTATGGTGGGCGCGATGTTTTGGATCTGGATTTCAATACAAATGATGATTTCGATCTTGGCCTAAAATATGAGTGGGGAAATTATACCGGAAGCGCAAAATGGACACATGTTTTTAATCCAAAATTATTCTCAAATTTTTGGGTAACCGGAAGCCGTTTCTCATCCTATTTTGAATTTGAAGGTATAGATGTTACAGAAGAAAACATTCTGAATGATATAACCGTCAAAGGCAGCCTGGAGTATCATTACTCAAATAGTTTCAATCTTAATTTTGGATTTGAGCAAAAACACCTCAAACTTAGGTATATAACAAAACAACCCGGTGTTGAAGTTCATATTGCGCCCATACGATCAAACACAGTTGGCTATATTTCTACCGGCTGGAGGCCCGATTGGAACTGGGATATAAAAACCGGGTTGCGCTTCAATTTCTTTAATGCAGACAAAAATTACACAACCCTGGCACCAAGACTGGCAGTAAAACATAGATTGGATGAGAAGAGTACCTTAAAGTTTTCCACCGGTCTGTACCATCAATTTTTACACCGCATTCCCCGCTTTTTTATTGCAGATATCTGGACTGCCTCGAACGAAGATTTAAGGCCGTCTTCTTCCACTCATATTATTTTAGGTTATCAGCGTGAGCTTGCAGATTATTGGCAGTTTGAGGTTGAAACATATTATAAGACATACAAAGACATTTATTCTTATGATCAGAATTTTATTACAGATTTGGAAGCAACAAAATTTAATGAAAAGGGCGATCCAATTTTCCAAACCGCAGAGCCACTTTTAAACAGGGGAAAAGGGAATTCTTATGGATTTGAAGTATTGCTTAGAAAAGATGTGGGTATTGTAACCGGCTGGGCAGGATATTCATTTGCCAACACCGAACACACCATAAAGTCAATCAATGATGGAAACTCCTTTGAACCACGTCATGACCGTAAACACACGGTCAATCTAATTTCCAACATCGATTTGGATAACACATTCCGTTGGATGTACGATATGCCTGTGAAGCAAGATAGCAGCAGTTGGAAACTGGGTGTTAATTTCGTTTTTTCAACAGGTCAGCCAATCACCGAACCCGGATCGGCATATTTAGGTTTAACCACCCCGGATGATCCCACAAGAGGTGTTTATTACCACCCTACAGAAATCAACCAGGTCCGCCTTCCTGCTTATGCGCGATTAGATCTTAGTGTAACCTGGACTTTAATGTTTGACACCTGGAAGATGTCGCCATATTTACAAATTTATAACATTGGTAACCGCAAAAATGTTTGGTTTGCCAGTTATGATTATTCAAACGGATTGCCAGATTTTAAAGAACAATACATGTTTCCATTATTACCAACACTTGGTGTAAATTTTGAATTTTAA
- a CDS encoding PAS domain-containing protein: MLGRLKISLKLIQLNEKKYKSELQKMELKEEELKKSQNLLNSFLDHTSAVIYIKDIKGRYLMVNKVYEDLFKTSFSELKGKTDFDIFPKEIAEAFIENDKKIINAREELTLEEKAPHEDGLHTYLSVKFPILDGNGNVFAVGGISTDITDNLQTKEDLKTLNIALQNSNKELDDFAYIVSHDLKEPLRGIHNYATFLKEDYADILDEEGNNKIDTLIRLSNRLESFINDLLYYSRVGRQELALKKTDVNKIVHDIVDTLDSTLKEKNIKVYYNALPEIECDQVRITEVFRNLITNAIKYNDKEEKWIEVGYLSNGNKQECECKDGHTFYVKDNGIGIREKHKESVFKIFKRLHGRDKFGGGTGSGLTITKKIIERHGGKICVESEYGEGSIFYFSINERFNEN, translated from the coding sequence ATGTTAGGGAGATTAAAAATCAGCCTTAAGCTTATACAACTGAACGAAAAAAAATATAAAAGTGAACTCCAAAAAATGGAGCTAAAAGAAGAAGAACTGAAAAAAAGCCAAAATCTTTTAAACTCTTTTCTGGACCATACTAGTGCGGTTATCTATATAAAAGATATTAAGGGCAGATATTTAATGGTAAATAAAGTATATGAAGACTTATTTAAAACAAGTTTTTCAGAGCTAAAAGGAAAAACCGATTTTGATATTTTTCCGAAAGAGATTGCTGAAGCGTTTATAGAAAATGATAAAAAAATTATTAATGCAAGAGAAGAATTAACTTTAGAAGAAAAAGCCCCTCATGAGGACGGCCTACATACATACCTTTCTGTCAAGTTTCCAATATTGGATGGTAATGGAAATGTATTTGCTGTGGGAGGAATCTCAACCGATATAACAGATAACCTGCAGACCAAGGAAGATCTCAAAACCCTGAACATTGCCTTGCAGAATAGTAACAAAGAATTGGATGATTTTGCTTATATCGTTTCACATGATTTAAAGGAACCCTTACGGGGTATCCACAACTACGCTACATTCTTAAAAGAAGATTATGCTGATATTTTGGATGAAGAAGGCAACAACAAAATAGATACTTTAATACGCTTATCAAACCGGCTTGAAAGTTTTATAAATGATTTGCTTTATTACTCACGGGTGGGAAGACAGGAGTTGGCTCTTAAAAAAACGGATGTAAACAAAATAGTACATGATATTGTTGATACGCTTGACTCAACACTGAAAGAAAAAAACATTAAAGTATATTACAATGCTCTTCCAGAGATAGAATGCGATCAAGTACGGATAACCGAAGTATTTAGAAACCTGATTACAAATGCCATTAAATATAATGATAAAGAAGAAAAGTGGATTGAAGTGGGCTATCTTTCCAACGGCAATAAGCAGGAGTGCGAATGTAAAGATGGACATACTTTTTATGTGAAAGACAATGGTATCGGTATCCGTGAAAAACATAAAGAAAGCGTGTTTAAGATTTTTAAACGGCTGCATGGCCGTGATAAGTTTGGAGGCGGTACGGGCAGTGGGCTTACAATCACAAAAAAAATTATTGAGAGGCATGGTGGTAAAATATGCGTGGAATCCGAGTATGGTGAAGGGAGTATATTTTACTTTTCGATTAACGAGAGATTTAATGAAAATTAA
- a CDS encoding response regulator: MMISVHQPILIVEDSPEDYETTIRAFTKSGLKNPVHRCEDGEEALDFLFNKGLYSDKRKAPRPGIILLDLNLPGTDGREVLRELKKDESLRKIPVVVLTTSSDPRDIESCYNDGANSYIQKPVNLEGFIKAVQKLKEYWFEIVILPKE, translated from the coding sequence ATGATGATAAGTGTTCATCAACCCATATTAATTGTGGAAGACAGCCCGGAAGATTACGAAACTACAATTAGGGCTTTTACAAAGTCTGGCCTTAAAAACCCGGTTCACCGTTGTGAAGATGGTGAAGAAGCATTGGATTTTTTGTTTAATAAAGGCCTGTATTCCGATAAAAGAAAAGCACCCCGTCCAGGAATCATTTTACTGGATTTAAACCTACCGGGTACAGATGGGAGGGAAGTGTTGCGTGAATTAAAAAAGGATGAATCGTTGCGAAAAATACCTGTGGTTGTATTAACAACCTCGTCCGACCCACGGGACATTGAAAGCTGTTATAATGACGGGGCAAATTCATATATACAAAAACCTGTCAATCTAGAGGGTTTTATCAAAGCTGTCCAAAAATTAAAAGAATATTGGTTTGAGATAGTTATTTTACCAAAGGAATAA
- a CDS encoding response regulator → MQVNNDNLEKLDILIVEDSPTDTEFYKRMLGQISGKTKFIYNVIETETGAEGLDLLDEQRVDCVLLDYNLPDFTGLEFLDELNKSGQKNISVVMLTGQGNESIAAQSFKKGAQDYIVKEHLTIQGLQRSVNNAVEKNRLENEIIEQHEKIKQQNQELQKFAYIASHDLKEPLRKIHTFSNMLKKRCDDKLDETENKYIDSMQKASERMGALIDGLLQLSRIEADDIDFKKLDLNSAVQSVLEDLEIAIQENEVEIKVAPLKKINANELQIRQLFQNLISNAIKFNSSQIDISGTKKGKMFQITISDNGIGFDPKNNDRIFLTFEKLNPKNLFEGTGIGLSICKQIMEKHKGKISAIGKPGEGAIFKMDFPLLP, encoded by the coding sequence ATGCAAGTTAATAATGATAACCTGGAAAAGCTGGATATTTTAATTGTAGAAGATAGCCCAACTGATACTGAGTTCTACAAAAGAATGTTGGGGCAAATCTCAGGAAAAACAAAATTTATTTATAATGTAATTGAAACTGAAACTGGTGCCGAAGGACTGGATTTGCTTGATGAACAAAGGGTAGATTGTGTTTTACTGGATTATAATTTACCTGATTTTACAGGCTTAGAGTTTTTAGATGAATTGAACAAATCAGGCCAAAAGAATATATCTGTTGTTATGCTTACAGGGCAGGGAAACGAGAGTATTGCTGCGCAATCATTTAAAAAAGGCGCTCAGGATTATATAGTAAAAGAACACCTGACAATTCAAGGCTTGCAAAGATCTGTTAATAACGCTGTAGAAAAAAACCGCCTTGAAAATGAAATAATTGAACAACATGAGAAAATAAAACAACAAAATCAGGAACTACAAAAATTTGCCTATATCGCTTCGCATGACTTAAAAGAACCGTTACGGAAAATACACACCTTTAGCAATATGCTAAAAAAAAGATGTGATGATAAACTTGATGAGACAGAGAACAAGTATATAGACTCTATGCAAAAAGCCAGTGAAAGAATGGGCGCTTTAATTGATGGTCTACTACAATTGTCACGGATTGAAGCAGATGATATTGATTTTAAAAAGTTGGATTTAAACAGTGCTGTACAATCGGTTTTAGAAGACCTGGAAATTGCAATCCAGGAAAATGAGGTTGAAATTAAGGTTGCCCCGCTTAAAAAAATAAATGCAAATGAGTTACAAATTAGACAACTTTTCCAAAACCTGATAAGTAATGCTATAAAATTTAATTCAAGCCAGATAGACATTTCGGGTACAAAAAAAGGAAAGATGTTTCAAATTACAATTTCAGACAATGGCATTGGTTTTGATCCAAAAAACAATGACCGCATATTTCTTACGTTTGAAAAACTAAACCCAAAAAACCTATTTGAAGGAACTGGTATTGGCCTTTCCATTTGTAAACAAATCATGGAAAAGCACAAAGGGAAAATATCTGCAATAGGTAAGCCCGGTGAAGGGGCAATATTTAAGATGGACTTTCCCTTACTACCATGA
- a CDS encoding B12-binding domain-containing radical SAM protein, with product MKTILTHTYFIKEDPLEQKVMKPYPPLGLLYLSAWLKEHNKNVQVFDSTFSNRKKMFAHLEKENPDILGIHCNMMTKFVVLELIDFCRKNNIISILGGPDAATQIDEFLSYGADIIISGEGEETLLAVINHLEKKEKNNLNEIANVSFKDQNGKIISTSRTSSKKQLDSFPFPDREAINLNLYLDAWHKHHSQRSLSIVTARGCAFTCKWCSHSVYGFTHRRRKPEKVLEELKMLIPKYKPTHLWYVDDVFTVNKHWLKHYARLLKEENIYLPFECIARGDRIDAEIVNILKEMGCYRIWFGAESGSQKILDAMSRGVTKEQIEKAVSLCRSAGIESGLFVMFGYPGETIADINETIDFISSIQPDNYLTTIAYPLRGTQLFEEKSDDVYEHDWSRTIQRYLDMKQRFSGTLYRNAMQKLAYDYQRKKMIRLKKEFLKQTYYYVRSLYCQFSISRLRNKRT from the coding sequence ATGAAAACTATATTAACCCACACTTACTTCATCAAAGAAGATCCGTTGGAACAAAAGGTAATGAAACCTTATCCGCCGCTTGGTTTGCTTTACCTTTCGGCCTGGCTAAAAGAGCATAATAAAAATGTGCAGGTTTTTGATTCAACATTTTCCAATCGCAAAAAAATGTTTGCACATCTTGAAAAAGAAAACCCGGATATTTTAGGCATCCATTGTAATATGATGACCAAATTTGTGGTTTTGGAATTGATTGATTTTTGCCGGAAAAATAATATTATTTCTATTTTAGGCGGCCCGGATGCAGCCACACAAATTGATGAATTTCTTAGTTATGGTGCGGATATAATTATTTCCGGTGAGGGTGAAGAAACGTTGCTTGCCGTAATAAACCATCTTGAGAAAAAGGAAAAAAATAATCTGAATGAAATTGCCAATGTCAGTTTTAAGGATCAGAACGGTAAAATAATTTCAACATCACGGACTTCATCTAAGAAGCAACTGGACAGTTTTCCTTTCCCGGATCGTGAGGCAATAAATTTAAACCTTTATCTCGATGCATGGCATAAACATCATAGCCAGCGATCGTTATCCATTGTTACGGCCCGGGGATGTGCCTTTACCTGCAAATGGTGCAGTCATTCGGTTTATGGTTTTACGCACCGCCGGCGCAAACCGGAAAAAGTTTTGGAAGAGTTAAAAATGCTCATCCCAAAATACAAGCCCACACATTTGTGGTATGTGGATGATGTATTCACAGTGAACAAACATTGGTTAAAGCATTATGCCCGATTGTTAAAAGAAGAAAATATTTATCTGCCTTTTGAATGTATCGCCCGTGGTGACCGGATTGATGCTGAAATTGTAAATATCCTCAAAGAAATGGGTTGCTACAGGATTTGGTTTGGTGCGGAATCGGGCAGCCAAAAAATACTGGATGCCATGTCACGCGGCGTTACAAAAGAACAAATCGAAAAGGCTGTTTCTTTATGCAGGTCTGCTGGGATTGAATCCGGCCTGTTTGTGATGTTTGGTTATCCCGGTGAAACTATTGCTGACATCAATGAGACGATTGATTTTATAAGTTCAATCCAACCGGACAATTATTTAACTACCATCGCCTACCCCTTGCGCGGCACACAATTGTTTGAAGAAAAATCTGATGATGTATATGAGCATGATTGGAGCCGGACTATCCAACGATATCTTGATATGAAGCAAAGATTTTCAGGCACTTTGTACCGCAACGCCATGCAAAAACTGGCCTATGATTATCAAAGAAAAAAAATGATCCGGCTAAAGAAAGAGTTTTTAAAACAAACCTACTATTATGTCCGATCGCTTTATTGCCAGTTTAGCATAAGCAGGCTTAGAAATAAACGTACCTGA
- a CDS encoding B12-binding domain-containing radical SAM protein, whose translation MKILLSHSYFLPLDPKEEANHKPYPPLAPLYLSALIRQETGIQCRFYDVMFEKNVSGLRAEIESYQPDIVLIYDDDFNWLTKMCLQNMRSAIIDLVKNKIPGVIYIAHGSDASDQAEFYLKSGFDYIIHRNAEGIVLQFLQLLKNQKEKISVLKSLSYLENGKTISTKINTAQDWIEKIPVADWKSINLNPYREIWQKHHRFFSLNISTAHGCPYRCNWCAKPLYGRSYKLRPAEIIADEFKIISEKLGADHVWVTDDIFGLNPKWLNQFADEIEKHDRTVPYKIQARADLMDEEYVANLKRSGCEEVWLGAESGSQRILDAMDKDTSIGQIKTAAKLLKNAKIKTAFFLQYGYPGETWTDIKLTLQLVQQCVPDAIGISVSYPLPGTEFYKNVEHELKSKKNWDDSGDLALMYSGEHPAEFYRTLHKYTHHYFGFISLKRKQPFGKFVRRFAAQYRHIPGMIFYRLAMQKYLS comes from the coding sequence ATGAAAATCCTACTCAGCCATTCTTACTTTCTTCCTCTGGATCCAAAAGAAGAGGCCAACCACAAGCCTTATCCGCCACTTGCACCTTTGTATCTTAGCGCACTTATCAGGCAGGAAACAGGAATTCAATGTCGTTTTTATGATGTAATGTTTGAAAAAAACGTTTCAGGCTTGAGGGCTGAAATTGAATCTTACCAGCCCGATATTGTCCTGATTTATGATGACGATTTTAACTGGCTCACCAAAATGTGTTTGCAAAATATGCGCAGCGCAATAATTGATCTTGTTAAAAATAAAATTCCCGGAGTCATTTATATTGCGCACGGATCAGATGCATCAGATCAGGCTGAGTTTTATTTAAAATCAGGATTTGATTATATCATTCATCGTAATGCTGAGGGTATCGTGTTACAGTTTTTGCAGTTGTTAAAAAATCAAAAAGAAAAAATTTCCGTGCTGAAAAGTTTGTCTTACCTGGAGAATGGCAAAACAATTTCTACTAAAATAAATACCGCGCAAGATTGGATTGAGAAAATCCCGGTTGCTGATTGGAAATCAATAAACCTCAACCCGTACCGGGAAATTTGGCAAAAACATCACCGCTTTTTTTCGCTGAATATCTCCACCGCACATGGCTGCCCTTACCGCTGTAACTGGTGCGCCAAACCGCTTTATGGCCGTTCTTACAAACTACGTCCTGCAGAAATTATTGCAGATGAATTTAAAATTATCTCCGAAAAATTAGGTGCTGATCATGTTTGGGTCACTGATGATATTTTTGGGTTAAATCCCAAATGGCTCAATCAATTTGCTGATGAAATTGAAAAACATGATCGCACAGTTCCATATAAAATTCAGGCACGCGCAGATTTAATGGATGAAGAATATGTTGCCAACTTAAAACGTTCCGGATGTGAAGAAGTTTGGCTTGGTGCGGAATCGGGCAGCCAGAGGATTTTAGATGCAATGGACAAAGATACGAGTATCGGCCAAATTAAAACCGCAGCGAAACTACTAAAAAACGCCAAAATTAAAACTGCCTTTTTTCTTCAATACGGTTACCCGGGCGAAACCTGGACAGATATTAAACTGACACTGCAGCTTGTACAACAATGCGTGCCGGATGCGATCGGGATTTCTGTTTCTTACCCCCTGCCCGGAACAGAGTTTTATAAAAATGTTGAGCACGAGTTGAAATCTAAAAAAAACTGGGATGACAGCGGTGACCTGGCGTTAATGTATAGTGGAGAGCATCCTGCCGAATTTTATCGGACCTTACATAAATATACGCATCATTATTTTGGGTTCATTTCTTTGAAAAGGAAACAGCCATTTGGAAAATTTGTACGGCGGTTTGCAGCGCAATACAGACATATCCCTGGGATGATATTTTACAGATTGGCGATGCAAAAGTATTTAAGTTAA